One genomic segment of Vibrio agarivorans includes these proteins:
- a CDS encoding macro domain-containing protein, which produces MLNIALLNGDITQAEVDAIVNAANPKMLGGGGVDGAIHRAAGPALLRACFDVEENNGKRCGWGDAKITSAGELNAKYVIHAVGPIYHQFCDPKAVLQSAYRQALNLALENNCESVALPAISCGAYGYPQPEAAQVALSVCSEQKYKGMQLTFYLFGEDMLETWQSELDKIKE; this is translated from the coding sequence ATGTTAAACATTGCTTTATTGAACGGCGACATTACTCAAGCCGAAGTTGACGCTATTGTAAATGCTGCAAACCCCAAAATGCTGGGTGGTGGCGGTGTTGATGGTGCCATTCATCGTGCTGCTGGCCCTGCTCTGCTTCGAGCCTGTTTCGATGTTGAAGAGAACAATGGAAAACGTTGTGGCTGGGGCGATGCAAAAATCACCAGCGCAGGAGAATTAAATGCTAAATATGTTATCCATGCCGTCGGGCCGATCTATCATCAGTTCTGTGATCCCAAAGCGGTTTTACAATCTGCATACCGCCAAGCATTAAACCTTGCGTTAGAAAACAACTGTGAGAGTGTGGCACTCCCTGCAATATCATGTGGAGCTTATGGCTATCCTCAGCCAGAAGCGGCTCAAGTCGCACTCTCTGTTTGTAGTGAGCAGAAATACAAAGGAATGCAGCTGACGTTTTACCTATTTGGTGAAGATATGCTAGAGACTTGGCAGAGTGAACTCGATAAGATTAAAGAGTAA
- a CDS encoding ABC transporter permease, whose protein sequence is MNKLALSQRFGLAIIVSVIVFISLEVLLWGGDPALQNLDAVFSVPSLAEPLGTDQFGRSNLARLSSALQTSLLMALFCVVTSASLGVLLGVLAGWYQGWVDSALSFVVNVLLALPGLILVLLLGALVPGSFFILYVAISMVLWVEYFRVIRARTMALVNTPEIEAAQLYGFGRWYIFRNHLWPSFRKDVFTLACFGAGNSVLALASIGFVYVGLKPPHAELGLMMVELFPYYSDAAWVLLQPLFAVVLLVLSFHLIAGVERV, encoded by the coding sequence ATGAACAAATTAGCGCTTTCACAACGATTTGGTTTGGCCATCATTGTCAGTGTAATAGTATTTATTTCTCTAGAAGTACTGCTATGGGGAGGCGATCCGGCATTGCAAAACCTTGATGCTGTATTCTCAGTACCATCGTTGGCTGAACCACTTGGTACTGACCAGTTTGGTCGTAGTAACCTTGCACGCCTGTCGAGCGCCTTGCAAACCTCGTTATTGATGGCACTGTTTTGTGTTGTCACCTCTGCATCTCTTGGTGTGCTGCTTGGTGTCTTAGCAGGTTGGTATCAGGGCTGGGTAGACTCTGCTTTATCATTCGTCGTCAATGTTCTGCTTGCATTACCCGGGTTGATCTTGGTGTTGCTTTTGGGCGCTTTAGTCCCAGGCTCTTTCTTTATTCTTTATGTTGCCATATCAATGGTGCTCTGGGTCGAGTATTTCCGAGTGATTCGTGCTCGAACGATGGCATTGGTTAACACTCCAGAGATCGAAGCTGCCCAACTGTATGGGTTTGGTCGTTGGTATATTTTTCGCAACCACTTATGGCCAAGTTTCCGTAAAGATGTGTTTACTTTAGCGTGCTTTGGCGCTGGTAACTCGGTACTAGCGTTAGCTTCTATTGGTTTTGTTTATGTGGGTCTCAAGCCGCCTCATGCTGAACTTGGATTAATGATGGTAGAGCTGTTTCCATACTACAGCGATGCTGCATGGGTTCTGTTGCAGCCACTCTTTGCTGTTGTATTGCTTGTGTTAAGTTTTCATTTGATTGCGGGAGTCGAACGTGTCTAA
- a CDS encoding LysR substrate-binding domain-containing protein — MIKIEKAALNALPPFTALKAFESTARHLSVSRAAEELHVSRGAVSQQIKVLETFLNDQLFVRKGGQLELTESAMLYLPLLTETFHNLQIGTQNLFGNKVDHVLTIRISQSFCGAWLMARLADFRRQQPNIKLKFYSTVNLFPDASESVDIEIINGYGNWQGRDFERITQREEWVLVASPSFMRQHDFSQSIETIANYPKLATMGYSEGWREWFNLHNAGMPFTQPEIEFDNTQNSMEAACQGLGMLLAKSILVEDAIKAGDLIVAHPTRLKSQSHHYVIVNHSREHQYKVLKFKQWLKSGFSE, encoded by the coding sequence ATGATTAAAATAGAAAAAGCGGCACTGAATGCCTTGCCTCCTTTTACTGCTCTTAAAGCCTTTGAATCAACCGCTCGTCACCTTAGTGTGTCACGAGCGGCAGAGGAGTTGCATGTCAGTAGAGGGGCAGTCTCCCAACAAATAAAGGTCTTAGAGACTTTTCTTAATGATCAGCTCTTTGTCCGCAAAGGAGGGCAGTTAGAGCTAACAGAGTCAGCCATGTTGTATTTGCCTTTGTTGACTGAAACATTCCATAACCTGCAGATTGGTACGCAAAATCTTTTCGGAAACAAGGTTGACCACGTTCTAACGATACGTATTTCGCAAAGTTTTTGTGGTGCTTGGTTAATGGCGAGGTTGGCGGATTTTCGTCGCCAACAGCCTAATATAAAACTAAAGTTTTATTCCACGGTAAATCTGTTCCCTGATGCCAGTGAAAGCGTTGATATCGAAATTATCAATGGCTACGGAAACTGGCAAGGCCGTGATTTTGAGCGAATTACACAGCGAGAAGAGTGGGTTCTCGTTGCGAGCCCAAGCTTTATGCGTCAGCATGATTTCAGCCAATCGATAGAGACTATTGCCAACTACCCTAAGCTAGCCACCATGGGATATAGCGAAGGTTGGCGTGAATGGTTTAATCTTCATAACGCTGGGATGCCGTTTACTCAGCCTGAAATAGAATTTGATAACACTCAGAACTCGATGGAAGCTGCCTGCCAAGGATTAGGGATGTTGCTTGCTAAGAGCATTTTAGTTGAGGATGCGATTAAAGCTGGAGATCTCATCGTTGCCCATCCCACCCGCTTGAAAAGTCAGAGCCATCACTATGTTATTGTGAATCACTCACGTGAGCATCAATACAAAGTATTGAAGTTTAAGCAGTGGTTAAAGTCAGGGTTTAGTGAGTAG
- a CDS encoding ABC transporter permease, which produces MINILLRRLGQAGLVAWAVGTLTFILMRLLPGDFAYRIAAGRYGYDYVNQAAAEAVTAELGLDRPAIVQYFEWLVNLVQFNLGESLVSGNPVTQELYHQLGHSLKLALFASFFSLIIAIPLGLYAGRNAGSKGDKASLVFAILVRAQPVFVIGLVMVLVFALKLKLFPVAGFGSSEYVILPALSLALAMAALSSRMIRNSTFDVVNSAYYRFARYKGLTEDQAFTHHAQPNIALPVLAFVGIQAVGLIEGIVMIESLFSWPGIGHALAHAIFGRDVPMIQGSALTMGLIFVMLNTLVDLLGYALDPRQREEALA; this is translated from the coding sequence CTGATTAATATTTTATTGCGTCGACTGGGGCAGGCAGGTTTGGTAGCCTGGGCGGTAGGAACCTTAACCTTTATCTTAATGCGCTTGTTACCAGGGGACTTTGCTTATCGTATCGCCGCTGGACGCTATGGTTACGACTATGTCAATCAGGCTGCAGCAGAGGCTGTGACGGCTGAGCTAGGCTTAGACCGCCCTGCAATCGTTCAATATTTTGAATGGTTGGTCAACCTTGTCCAATTTAATCTAGGTGAGTCACTCGTTAGTGGCAATCCTGTAACTCAAGAACTGTATCACCAGCTTGGGCATTCTTTGAAACTGGCCCTATTTGCCAGCTTCTTCTCTCTGATTATTGCGATTCCTTTAGGGCTCTATGCCGGCCGAAACGCGGGCTCTAAAGGGGATAAAGCCTCTCTAGTGTTTGCGATTCTAGTTCGTGCTCAGCCTGTCTTCGTTATTGGCTTAGTGATGGTATTAGTGTTTGCCCTCAAACTGAAATTATTCCCTGTTGCAGGATTCGGCAGCAGTGAATATGTCATTTTACCAGCTCTCTCTTTGGCGCTTGCCATGGCTGCACTTTCGAGTCGAATGATCCGTAACTCGACCTTTGATGTCGTAAACTCAGCCTACTACCGCTTTGCTCGCTATAAAGGTCTAACTGAGGATCAAGCTTTCACTCATCATGCTCAGCCCAATATTGCCTTACCCGTACTCGCTTTTGTTGGTATCCAGGCTGTCGGCTTGATTGAGGGAATCGTGATGATTGAATCGCTCTTTTCTTGGCCGGGGATCGGGCATGCTTTAGCGCACGCGATTTTTGGTCGTGATGTACCTATGATTCAGGGATCTGCACTCACTATGGGTTTAATCTTCGTGATGTTGAATACGCTGGTTGACCTACTTGGCTATGCGCTTGATCCAAGACAACGTGAAGAGGCACTAGCATGA
- a CDS encoding ABC transporter ATP-binding protein: protein MSNFVVEIQSLSIWSKSALIVDDLSVSLALGKPVTILGETGSGKSILAQAIMGVIPKGLESKGSVRVYGKDVKDQAYIESLWGKKVAMLPQEPWLSLDPIMLIEKQIGLVETLVSNHEKEHAKTRVERQLTKLGIHRDGDKVPAQLSGGMAQRAAYVCATAAGGEILIADEPTKGLDRDRAQQVTQLLKQHGDNKALLTITHDIDVAKAIGGEVIVMRHGVIVERGESNEILSQPQSEYAQQLLDAHQAHYHAKHLEHSHLKQPEKKPTKALIKATNLSKQRGGKQLFSDLGFTISSGEIVGISGDSGAGKSTLADILLGLTNADSGQVWRDSSLVKGKALKLYQDPPAAFPSTLTLGKNLLDLCRLHGLDQSRVPALLTQLKLNEALLERKPAQVSGGELQRFAMLRALMMQPKLIVADEPTSRLDPLVGYNTMNLFFEQVSQLGCATVLISHDISMLHQVCTRVVHIGELANDDCVFNSIEGSQAS from the coding sequence GTGTCTAATTTTGTTGTCGAGATACAATCACTGTCAATCTGGTCTAAATCCGCGTTAATCGTTGATGACTTGTCAGTATCCTTAGCACTGGGTAAGCCAGTCACGATTCTTGGTGAGACGGGTTCGGGCAAAAGTATTCTGGCTCAGGCGATAATGGGCGTAATACCTAAGGGGCTTGAATCAAAAGGCTCGGTGCGAGTGTATGGTAAGGATGTAAAAGATCAGGCTTACATCGAATCGCTGTGGGGCAAAAAGGTAGCAATGTTGCCACAAGAGCCGTGGCTATCGTTAGACCCCATTATGCTAATTGAAAAACAGATTGGTTTGGTTGAGACCCTAGTTTCTAATCATGAGAAAGAACACGCTAAGACAAGAGTCGAGCGTCAACTCACTAAGCTTGGTATCCATCGTGATGGCGATAAAGTGCCAGCCCAGCTCTCCGGCGGCATGGCACAACGAGCGGCTTATGTGTGTGCTACCGCAGCGGGAGGTGAGATTCTAATTGCTGACGAACCCACTAAGGGCCTCGATCGTGACCGAGCACAACAGGTTACCCAGCTGCTCAAACAGCATGGAGACAATAAGGCACTGCTGACCATCACTCACGATATCGACGTAGCAAAAGCAATCGGTGGAGAAGTGATTGTTATGCGTCATGGTGTCATCGTTGAGCGGGGTGAAAGTAATGAGATATTAAGCCAGCCTCAGTCAGAGTATGCCCAGCAGTTGCTTGACGCTCATCAAGCTCACTACCACGCCAAACACCTTGAACATAGCCACCTCAAGCAACCAGAGAAAAAGCCAACGAAAGCGCTTATCAAAGCGACTAATTTGTCAAAGCAACGTGGCGGAAAGCAGTTATTTAGCGATTTAGGCTTCACTATATCTTCCGGTGAGATTGTCGGAATTAGTGGTGACAGCGGGGCTGGAAAATCGACGTTAGCAGACATCTTGCTTGGCTTAACCAATGCAGATAGTGGCCAAGTGTGGCGCGACAGCTCACTAGTAAAAGGTAAGGCATTGAAGCTCTATCAAGATCCACCAGCGGCATTTCCTAGCACACTGACGTTGGGTAAGAATCTTTTGGATTTATGTCGCTTGCATGGGCTAGATCAGAGTAGAGTTCCTGCCTTGCTTACTCAGTTAAAGCTCAATGAGGCTTTGCTTGAGCGCAAGCCCGCTCAGGTTTCGGGTGGCGAGTTGCAGCGGTTTGCTATGCTACGCGCACTCATGATGCAGCCAAAACTGATCGTTGCTGATGAGCCTACCTCGCGTTTAGACCCTTTAGTGGGGTACAACACAATGAATTTATTTTTTGAACAAGTCTCACAGCTAGGATGTGCTACGGTGTTGATTAGTCACGATATCTCTATGCTGCACCAAGTATGTACGCGGGTAGTGCATATTGGTGAACTAGCGAATGATGATTGTGTTTTCAATAGCATAGAAGGAAGTCAGGCGAGCTAA